From a region of the Methanothermobacter sp. genome:
- a CDS encoding DUF2109 family protein — protein MLLQITGIIVVLMALRTLLAQDRAERLLYLNAMGFGISAMIALYIGTAFGAILAAVYFVASTITSNAIAHTLDRVGEEILIED, from the coding sequence ATGCTACTCCAGATAACAGGAATAATAGTTGTTCTCATGGCATTGAGGACTCTTCTAGCACAGGACAGGGCAGAGAGGCTCCTCTACCTCAATGCAATGGGTTTCGGGATATCTGCAATGATTGCACTCTACATTGGAACAGCATTCGGAGCTATCCTTGCAGCTGTCTACTTCGTGGCATCAACCATAACATCCAATGCCATTGCACACACCCTTGACCGTGTAGGGGAGGAAATATTAATCGAGGATTAG